In one Nicotiana tomentosiformis chromosome 6, ASM39032v3, whole genome shotgun sequence genomic region, the following are encoded:
- the LOC138894869 gene encoding secreted RxLR effector protein 161-like: MSPTTMLDEDSNEKKVDEIMYSLMIGSLLYLTSSRPDIMFSVCKCARFQSAPKESHLYAVKRIIRYLIGTSKLGLWYDRSNNFSLKGFSNADFAGDKIDRKSTSGTCQLLGNALVSRHSKKQNCVALSTTEAEYLAVGSCCTQVL, from the coding sequence ATGAGTCCAACTACAATGCTCGATGAAGACAGCAATGAAAAAAAGGTTGATGAAATCATGTATAGCTTAATGATTGGATCTCTATTATATCTAACTTCTAGTCGACCGGATATTATGTTTAGTGTGTGTAAATGTGCAAGATTTCAGTCGGCTCCTAAGGAATCCCATCTTTATGCTGTTAAACGGATTATTAGATACTTAATTGGTACCTCTAAGCTAGGATTATGGTATGATCGTTCTAACAATTTTTCTCTAAAAGGCTTTTCAAATGCAGATTTTGCAGGTGACAAGATTGATAGAAAGAGCACTAGTGGGACATGTCAATTGCTAGGAAATGCCTTAGTATCTAGGCATAGCAAGAAACAAAATTGTGTTGCACTATCCACAACTGAGGCAGAATACTTAGCCGTTGGAAGTTGTTGCACACAAGTTCTATAG